In Mastigocladopsis repens PCC 10914, a single window of DNA contains:
- a CDS encoding DUF3611 family protein, with protein MSDSSTLRAIAQAFRLTGWISFWIQLVLGVVSGVILLFAVFSQRAGNTSNNPGTGFGAFFAVAGLIALAVGIYLAFRCTRLGNQLESSNANNRPRKAETVQVLRFAVLVHLVGILLTLLGAQAIVGTLLTKSLTLPQVGTGVYTQLDPSRIIQSLDIFVVQANTNTVTAHFAGLVASIWLLNRISKPQS; from the coding sequence ATGTCAGATTCCTCTACACTCCGGGCAATCGCCCAAGCATTTCGCCTGACAGGTTGGATTAGCTTCTGGATTCAGTTAGTGCTAGGTGTTGTTTCTGGGGTGATTTTGCTGTTCGCAGTCTTTAGTCAGAGAGCTGGCAACACTAGTAATAATCCAGGAACTGGCTTCGGTGCTTTTTTTGCAGTTGCTGGACTCATTGCCTTGGCAGTGGGCATTTATTTAGCTTTTCGTTGCACCAGACTTGGTAATCAATTGGAGTCCTCAAATGCTAACAACCGCCCGCGCAAAGCCGAAACTGTTCAAGTCCTACGCTTTGCGGTTTTGGTGCATTTGGTGGGAATACTGTTGACCTTGTTAGGAGCGCAAGCGATTGTCGGGACTTTGCTCACAAAGTCATTAACTCTACCGCAAGTAGGTACTGGAGTTTACACTCAACTTGACCCTAGTAGGATTATCCAATCCTTGGATATTTTCGTTGTGCAGGCAAACACTAACACAGTTACAGCACATTTTGCCGGACTTGTTGCGTCAATTTGGCTACTCAATCGCATCTCTAAACCACAGTCTTAG
- the serS gene encoding serine--tRNA ligase, which produces MLDIRLIRENPKLVQERLNTRGGNYDIQPLLELDKQQRELEAKRNQLQARSNEIAKLIPEKIKTGCNPKGPEIQALRDEGSSVKAEIGTLEPQEKDLSAKIEEFLLTLPNLPSDSTPVGKSEEDNVEVRRWGDEYIPQNPNILPHWEIGEKLGILNVERAVKVAQSRFVTLIGAGARLERALIAFMLDRQIAAGYVEVIPPFLINTESMTATGQLPKFAEESFKCAADDLWLAPTAEVPVTNLYRGETLNSEELPIYHCAYTPCFRREAGSYGRDMRGLIRLHQFNKVELVKFVHPSTSSEELEKLVGNAEAILQALHLPYRVVALCTGDIGFHSAKTYDLEVWLPSSGKYREISSCSNFMDYQARRGQIRFKESGKKGTQFVHTLNGSGLAAGRTMAAILENYQQEDGTVRIPEALQPYIGREVL; this is translated from the coding sequence GTGCTGGATATTAGACTAATACGCGAAAACCCAAAATTGGTTCAGGAACGGCTGAATACTCGTGGTGGAAACTACGACATTCAGCCGCTTTTAGAGTTGGATAAACAACAACGCGAATTGGAAGCGAAGCGAAATCAACTCCAAGCACGCAGTAACGAAATTGCTAAATTAATTCCTGAAAAGATAAAAACTGGTTGCAACCCCAAAGGACCAGAAATTCAAGCATTACGCGATGAAGGCAGTTCTGTGAAAGCTGAGATTGGAACACTCGAACCTCAGGAGAAAGACCTCTCAGCCAAAATCGAAGAATTTTTACTCACACTCCCCAACTTGCCAAGCGACTCTACACCTGTTGGTAAGAGTGAGGAAGATAACGTAGAAGTGCGTCGTTGGGGTGATGAGTACATTCCTCAAAACCCAAACATTCTTCCCCACTGGGAAATTGGCGAAAAGTTGGGTATTCTCAATGTTGAGCGAGCTGTGAAAGTCGCACAAAGTCGCTTTGTGACCCTTATCGGCGCTGGTGCAAGACTGGAAAGAGCATTAATCGCATTTATGCTCGATCGCCAGATAGCAGCAGGGTATGTAGAAGTCATTCCCCCATTTTTGATTAATACCGAGTCTATGACAGCTACGGGTCAGCTGCCCAAATTTGCTGAAGAAAGTTTTAAATGCGCGGCTGATGATTTATGGCTTGCGCCTACGGCGGAAGTTCCCGTAACCAACCTTTACCGTGGTGAAACTCTCAATTCCGAAGAGTTGCCGATCTACCATTGTGCTTATACTCCCTGTTTTCGTCGGGAAGCTGGGAGTTATGGGCGCGATATGCGGGGACTGATTCGACTGCATCAATTCAACAAAGTTGAACTGGTGAAATTTGTCCATCCCAGCACTTCTAGTGAGGAACTGGAAAAATTGGTAGGCAATGCAGAAGCAATTTTACAGGCGTTGCACCTGCCTTACCGAGTCGTAGCGTTATGTACTGGGGATATAGGATTTCATTCTGCCAAAACCTATGACTTAGAAGTTTGGCTTCCGTCTTCTGGCAAATACCGGGAAATTTCCAGCTGTTCCAATTTTATGGATTACCAAGCGCGCCGGGGTCAAATTCGCTTTAAAGAAAGCGGAAAGAAGGGAACGCAGTTCGTGCATACCCTTAATGGTTCTGGGTTAGCTGCGGGACGTACAATGGCAGCAATTTTGGAAAATTATCAACAAGAGGATGGGACAGTACGCATACCAGAAGCGCTGCAACCTTACATAGGACGTGAAGTGCTGTGA
- the rseP gene encoding RIP metalloprotease RseP has protein sequence MSVFAPLAAIAVLAVLILVHEFGHFIAARSQGIYVNRFSLGFGPVIWKYQGAQTEYAIRAFPLGGFVGFPDDDPDTNIPANDPNLLRNRPILDRAIVISAGVIANLIFAYFLLVTQVGFVGIPQASQPQPGVLIQQLAPNVSSVAAKAGIQKGDVILAANQRQFGASQQELEALREIIKTNPDKPIQLEIARNDQKLSLTVVPQANSNGEGSIGIGLGLNVKVERRPVSNPVEAFKTGAKEFQRIVSMTFQGFGQLITNFGETANQVAGPVRIVEIGANIAQNDTGSLFFFAALISINLAVINILPLPALDGGQLAFLLIEGLRGKPLPNRVQEGVMQTGLVILLGLGIFLILKETTQLEWVQKLFQ, from the coding sequence ATGTCAGTTTTTGCGCCTTTAGCAGCGATCGCAGTCTTGGCTGTTCTGATCCTGGTACACGAGTTTGGACATTTTATTGCGGCAAGATCCCAGGGGATTTACGTCAATCGTTTTTCTCTAGGCTTTGGTCCGGTTATCTGGAAATATCAAGGAGCGCAGACTGAATACGCTATCCGAGCTTTTCCTCTCGGTGGTTTTGTCGGTTTTCCTGACGATGACCCAGATACCAATATTCCAGCCAATGACCCGAATCTTTTGCGTAACCGCCCCATTTTAGATCGGGCGATTGTCATTAGTGCGGGAGTGATAGCGAATTTAATATTTGCCTACTTCCTTTTAGTCACGCAGGTTGGTTTTGTTGGCATACCACAAGCAAGCCAACCCCAACCAGGAGTTTTGATCCAACAGCTAGCACCAAATGTAAGTTCTGTCGCAGCCAAAGCAGGAATTCAGAAAGGAGATGTCATCCTAGCAGCTAATCAAAGACAATTTGGGGCATCGCAGCAAGAGTTAGAGGCTTTAAGGGAAATAATTAAAACTAATCCAGATAAGCCAATTCAACTAGAAATTGCGCGTAATGACCAAAAGCTGTCTTTGACCGTAGTTCCTCAAGCAAACTCAAACGGTGAGGGTAGTATCGGCATCGGACTTGGTCTCAACGTCAAAGTTGAGCGTCGTCCCGTGAGCAACCCCGTGGAAGCTTTCAAGACTGGCGCTAAAGAATTCCAGCGGATTGTCTCAATGACATTCCAAGGTTTTGGGCAATTAATCACGAACTTCGGCGAGACAGCTAACCAAGTTGCTGGTCCAGTGAGAATTGTGGAAATAGGTGCCAACATTGCCCAGAATGATACAGGCAGTTTGTTCTTCTTTGCTGCTTTGATCAGCATTAACTTGGCTGTGATCAATATTTTGCCTTTACCAGCTTTAGATGGGGGACAACTAGCTTTTCTGCTAATTGAAGGTTTACGCGGTAAACCCTTGCCTAATCGCGTTCAAGAAGGTGTCATGCAAACTGGTTTGGTGATACTTTTAGGGCTAGGGATTTTTCTCATACTCAAAGAAACTACCCAATTGGAGTGGGTGCAAAAATTATTCCAGTGA
- the nth gene encoding endonuclease III: MGAKIIPVISSRKRSSVKQRALEILVRLNRLYPDATCSLNYSTPVQLLVATILSAQCTDERVNQVTPALFSKFPDAASLANADLTELENLVRSTGFYRNKAKNIQAACRMIVNEFGGHVPKRMEQLLQLPGVARKTANVVLAHAYGINAGVTVDTHVKRLSQRLGLTEHTDPIRIERDLMLLLPQPDWENWSIRLIYHGRAICKARSPACEACQLAELCPSAFNVPQVTVKAKVKETP, encoded by the coding sequence GTGGGTGCAAAAATTATTCCAGTGATTAGTAGCCGCAAACGGTCATCTGTGAAGCAACGGGCGCTAGAAATCCTAGTTCGCCTAAACCGTCTTTATCCAGATGCAACTTGCTCTTTAAACTACTCAACCCCAGTGCAGTTGCTGGTAGCTACCATTCTCTCGGCTCAGTGTACGGATGAACGAGTGAATCAAGTAACACCAGCCTTGTTTAGTAAGTTTCCGGATGCAGCCAGTCTGGCAAATGCTGATTTGACAGAGTTAGAAAACTTGGTTCGTTCCACCGGGTTTTACCGCAATAAGGCGAAGAATATTCAAGCAGCCTGTCGGATGATTGTCAATGAGTTTGGCGGTCATGTGCCAAAGCGGATGGAACAGCTGTTGCAGCTTCCTGGTGTGGCGCGCAAAACGGCAAATGTCGTCCTCGCTCATGCTTATGGAATCAATGCTGGGGTAACTGTTGATACTCATGTGAAGCGTTTAAGCCAGCGCTTGGGCTTAACTGAACACACAGACCCCATCCGCATTGAACGAGATTTGATGCTCCTATTGCCTCAACCAGACTGGGAAAATTGGTCAATTCGGCTGATTTATCATGGTCGGGCGATTTGTAAAGCGCGATCGCCCGCGTGTGAAGCATGTCAACTGGCTGAACTCTGTCCTTCTGCTTTTAACGTGCCACAGGTCACTGTGAAGGCAAAAGTTAAGGAAACCCCTTAG
- the rpsN gene encoding 30S ribosomal protein S14, translating into MAKKSMIEREKKRAKMVEKYAEKREALLEEFKQAESPLDKLEIHREIQQLPRNSAPSRRRNRCWVTGRSRGVYRDFGLSRNVLREWAHEGLLPGVVKSSW; encoded by the coding sequence ATGGCAAAAAAGAGCATGATTGAGCGCGAGAAAAAACGCGCCAAAATGGTGGAAAAGTACGCTGAAAAGCGCGAAGCATTGCTAGAAGAATTCAAACAAGCAGAATCTCCTCTTGATAAGCTGGAAATTCACCGCGAAATTCAACAGCTACCCCGCAATAGCGCTCCCAGCCGCCGCCGCAACCGCTGCTGGGTAACAGGTCGTTCCAGAGGAGTTTATCGAGACTTTGGTCTGTCTCGCAATGTCCTGCGGGAATGGGCACACGAAGGTCTTTTGCCCGGAGTGGTTAAATCTAGTTGGTAG
- the aat gene encoding leucyl/phenylalanyl-tRNA--protein transferase, translating to MQYDIATIIQGYAQGYFLMADENHALGWYASRDRTFIPLDERFRYPKSLQRVLNQERFTIAINRDFKAVVAGCANRELTWISPELKEIYWELYQAGWAYSFETWQGDELAGGILGIVIGGAFIGESMFYRIPEGSKVAMVKLVQRLRERQFVLFDAQMMNPHLERFGAYRVRDKEYQELLNKALQRPCSLL from the coding sequence ATGCAATATGATATCGCCACTATTATTCAAGGCTATGCTCAAGGCTATTTTCTCATGGCTGATGAGAATCATGCCTTGGGGTGGTATGCAAGTCGCGATCGCACTTTCATTCCCTTGGATGAACGATTTCGCTACCCCAAGTCCCTGCAGCGTGTCCTCAATCAAGAGCGTTTTACTATTGCGATTAACCGCGATTTCAAAGCTGTCGTGGCTGGGTGTGCTAACCGAGAACTAACTTGGATTTCACCAGAGTTAAAAGAGATTTACTGGGAACTTTACCAAGCTGGTTGGGCGTATAGTTTTGAAACTTGGCAAGGGGATGAACTCGCTGGGGGAATTTTAGGAATTGTGATTGGGGGTGCTTTTATTGGGGAGTCGATGTTTTACCGCATCCCCGAGGGTTCAAAGGTGGCGATGGTGAAATTGGTGCAAAGGCTACGGGAGAGGCAATTTGTGCTGTTTGACGCTCAAATGATGAATCCTCATTTGGAAAGATTTGGTGCTTATCGGGTGAGGGATAAAGAGTATCAAGAATTGCTTAACAAAGCTTTGCAACGTCCCTGTTCCCTACTTTAG
- a CDS encoding pentapeptide repeat-containing protein, whose translation MTQNYCRARLRGKSFKGQDLTGADFSYCDIRGADFTDAILRRANFSHAKAGLQRRWAFALVIFALLLSAVSGLLSGVSGSLVGFILVNGNRENIYVGTISLIVLLVFFLITLCRGVTAASGFLAVAVTWAGVAAVAWAGIVAVAWVRTATETGIMELAALVAVIVTGAVSVVVAATGVVVIAGAAVVAGAVAGLLAVAVTVAAAGAVAGAVVVAAAKIGGVVAGTLAVTVTVSTIVLSANVACLALLEDEKQSWVRNVALGLVTRRGTSFQGCDLTDTDFTQARLKNSNFIKSILTRTCWFQVQKLNLADVRTTYLEDENIRQLLVTKDLQNKNFDGWNLQGINLQGANIKDASLIAAKLNESNLQDADLSRTNLTRAQLDRTDFRGATLTGAYIGDWGITQETKLDGVKCEYIFMYVPTKDNPNPYRLPTNWEESFKDGEFSQFISPSSKLSQI comes from the coding sequence GTGACTCAAAACTACTGCCGTGCTAGGCTCAGAGGCAAATCCTTCAAAGGGCAAGACTTAACAGGTGCAGACTTCTCCTATTGCGATATCCGGGGTGCTGACTTTACAGATGCCATCCTTAGAAGAGCAAACTTTAGCCATGCCAAAGCGGGACTACAACGCCGTTGGGCTTTTGCCTTAGTTATATTTGCATTACTGCTGTCGGCAGTATCAGGATTGCTATCTGGTGTCAGTGGTTCTCTGGTGGGATTTATTCTAGTGAATGGGAACCGTGAAAATATCTATGTTGGCACAATCAGCTTAATAGTCTTGTTAGTCTTTTTTCTGATCACTCTGTGCCGAGGAGTGACAGCAGCCTCTGGATTTTTGGCAGTGGCAGTGACATGGGCTGGGGTTGCGGCAGTGGCATGGGCTGGGATAGTGGCAGTGGCATGGGTTAGGACAGCTACTGAGACAGGGATAATGGAATTGGCAGCACTCGTGGCAGTGATAGTTACAGGGGCTGTATCAGTGGTCGTGGCTGCAACAGGGGTCGTGGTCATAGCCGGGGCAGCAGTCGTCGCAGGGGCTGTCGCTGGGTTATTGGCAGTCGCAGTAACCGTGGCAGCGGCAGGGGCTGTTGCTGGGGCGGTGGTCGTTGCAGCGGCAAAGATTGGTGGTGTCGTAGCAGGAACACTGGCAGTGACAGTTACAGTATCAACAATAGTTTTGTCTGCTAACGTTGCTTGCCTTGCCTTACTGGAAGACGAAAAGCAAAGCTGGGTTCGCAATGTTGCTCTTGGCTTAGTGACAAGACGCGGAACCAGTTTTCAAGGGTGCGATTTGACAGATACTGACTTTACCCAGGCAAGACTGAAGAATAGCAATTTCATCAAATCCATCCTGACACGTACCTGCTGGTTTCAAGTGCAGAAGCTGAATCTTGCTGACGTTAGGACAACCTATCTTGAGGATGAAAACATACGACAATTGTTAGTTACCAAAGACTTACAAAACAAAAATTTTGATGGCTGGAACTTGCAAGGTATCAATTTGCAGGGAGCCAATATCAAAGATGCTAGCTTGATTGCCGCTAAACTCAATGAATCTAACTTGCAAGATGCTGATCTTTCCAGAACCAACCTGACAAGGGCGCAATTAGACAGAACTGATTTTAGAGGTGCAACTCTTACAGGCGCATACATCGGCGACTGGGGCATTACACAGGAAACCAAACTTGATGGTGTAAAGTGCGAGTACATCTTCATGTATGTACCCACAAAAGACAATCCTAATCCCTATCGCTTACCCACCAATTGGGAAGAGTCTTTTAAAGACGGGGAATTTAGCCAATTTATTAGCCCATCGTCCAAATTATCACAAATTTAG
- a CDS encoding DUF3598 family protein, giving the protein MRSQWEALLKNLGEWQGSFTRLSPQGEIQEDIPSIVSLDGLNNNQTIRQTICLGPNEKVLEYSSLGRSVLFFENGAFSQGSIQLGPFSEFGAEFGLIYENHRLRLIQLFDKNLQLDKLTLIREHLAGTQPRQRPTLKVDDLLGEWQGEAVTIYPDLRPPQSYPTKMQLQLDNAGRLMQSLTFGERTITSTATVKDSIIHFNQDPQKQVQVLLLSDGASATSPLKLQLRQPLFLEVGWLIEPNLRQRMIRSYSEKGEWVSLTLVTERRVACVN; this is encoded by the coding sequence ATGCGCTCACAATGGGAAGCTTTGCTGAAAAATCTCGGTGAATGGCAAGGTTCATTTACCCGTTTGTCGCCTCAAGGTGAAATTCAAGAAGATATTCCCAGCATAGTTTCCTTAGACGGGTTGAACAACAACCAGACAATTCGCCAGACAATCTGCTTAGGCCCAAATGAAAAGGTTTTAGAATACTCTTCCTTAGGACGAAGTGTGCTGTTTTTTGAAAATGGGGCGTTTTCTCAAGGTTCCATCCAGCTAGGACCATTTTCCGAATTTGGGGCAGAATTTGGTTTAATTTACGAAAATCACCGCTTACGCCTCATTCAGTTATTTGACAAAAACCTCCAGCTAGACAAGCTTACTCTGATTCGAGAGCATCTGGCTGGAACTCAACCACGACAACGCCCAACCTTAAAAGTAGATGACCTTTTGGGAGAATGGCAGGGTGAAGCAGTGACAATATATCCAGACTTGCGTCCTCCCCAAAGTTATCCCACCAAAATGCAATTGCAACTTGATAACGCTGGGCGATTAATGCAAAGCTTAACCTTTGGGGAACGCACAATTACCTCAACAGCGACTGTCAAAGACTCCATCATCCACTTCAACCAAGATCCGCAAAAACAGGTGCAAGTATTACTTCTAAGCGATGGTGCTTCTGCAACTTCCCCACTCAAGCTGCAATTACGTCAACCACTTTTTCTTGAGGTAGGTTGGCTGATAGAACCCAATCTGCGTCAGCGGATGATTCGCAGCTACAGCGAAAAAGGCGAATGGGTTAGTTTGACGTTGGTCACAGAACGCCGGGTGGCTTGTGTTAACTAA
- a CDS encoding cell division protein FtsX: MVKLFTKLDYLLKETFLGLQRGGWMNWAAVSTVAVLLFLFGMSLQTSWQLEKLLNQFGSQLEVSVYLQPDARAEVISPLVAKMPEVEDLKTITKEQAWTKLVQELGISDIEEATQQLGHNPLVDELKVKARNSSAVPTLATQLAKLEGVDSVQYVDEAVKRIAQLHQALNWISLTITIILSLTAVAVTSTTIRLIVIARRREIEVMQLLGATSAWIYLPFILQGMTFGFLGGATAWSFISCIQQFLSQWLANQPEFIRFLNNGLQLTASQSLLLPLILLSFGAAIGLFGSLFAVQRFAKS; the protein is encoded by the coding sequence GTGGTAAAGTTGTTCACTAAACTTGACTATCTGCTCAAAGAAACTTTCTTGGGTTTGCAACGCGGCGGATGGATGAACTGGGCGGCTGTGAGTACTGTCGCTGTCTTACTATTCTTATTTGGCATGAGTTTGCAAACTTCCTGGCAATTAGAAAAACTGCTCAACCAATTTGGTAGTCAGTTGGAAGTCTCAGTTTATCTCCAACCAGATGCGAGGGCGGAAGTGATTTCGCCACTTGTGGCAAAAATGCCAGAGGTAGAAGATCTCAAAACAATTACCAAAGAGCAAGCTTGGACAAAGTTAGTTCAGGAACTGGGAATTTCTGATATTGAGGAAGCCACCCAGCAACTAGGTCATAATCCTTTGGTAGATGAATTGAAAGTGAAAGCGCGAAACTCTTCTGCTGTACCAACCTTAGCAACGCAACTTGCAAAGTTAGAGGGAGTTGATAGCGTGCAGTATGTGGATGAAGCTGTCAAACGCATCGCCCAATTACATCAAGCTTTGAACTGGATATCACTAACCATTACCATCATCCTCTCCTTAACCGCAGTTGCTGTTACCTCAACCACCATTCGCCTGATTGTCATAGCGCGTCGTCGGGAAATTGAAGTCATGCAACTGCTGGGGGCAACTTCAGCGTGGATTTATCTACCGTTTATTTTACAAGGAATGACCTTTGGCTTTCTTGGGGGTGCTACTGCCTGGAGTTTCATCAGCTGCATTCAACAGTTCCTCAGCCAGTGGTTAGCCAATCAACCCGAATTTATTCGATTCCTTAACAACGGCTTGCAACTCACTGCGTCACAATCTTTACTCTTACCCCTGATTCTCCTGAGTTTTGGTGCAGCAATAGGACTATTTGGGAGTCTTTTTGCGGTGCAGCGATTTGCCAAAAGCTAG
- the def gene encoding peptide deformylase, giving the protein MPIEIAVEKKKLQNPPLELHYLGDRVLRQGAKRVPKVDEEIRQVVREMLQTMYSKDGIGLAAPQVGIHKQLIVIDCEPDNPANPPLVLINPTVKQVSREICVAQEGCLSIPGVYLDVKRPQVVEISYKDEYGRPRTLKAGDLLGRCIQHEMDHLNGVVFVDRVDNSLALAQELSKHGFSHQAVKPVA; this is encoded by the coding sequence ATGCCTATAGAAATCGCTGTTGAGAAGAAAAAGTTACAAAATCCGCCATTGGAACTTCATTACTTGGGCGATCGCGTCCTCCGTCAAGGGGCTAAACGCGTGCCTAAAGTAGACGAAGAAATTCGCCAAGTGGTACGTGAAATGCTGCAAACTATGTACAGCAAGGATGGCATTGGTTTGGCTGCACCCCAAGTGGGAATTCACAAACAACTCATTGTCATTGACTGCGAACCAGATAACCCAGCTAACCCACCACTGGTGTTGATTAACCCCACTGTAAAACAGGTGAGCCGTGAGATCTGCGTGGCGCAAGAAGGATGTTTGAGTATTCCAGGGGTTTACTTGGATGTGAAGCGCCCGCAAGTTGTAGAAATCTCTTACAAAGACGAGTATGGGCGTCCCCGGACTTTAAAGGCTGGAGATTTGCTCGGACGCTGCATTCAGCACGAGATGGATCACCTCAATGGTGTGGTATTTGTAGATCGCGTAGATAACTCTTTGGCTTTGGCACAAGAGCTATCTAAGCACGGCTTTTCACATCAGGCTGTCAAACCAGTAGCATAG
- a CDS encoding CocE/NonD family hydrolase, translated as MLTRDGVRLDADIYHPDGVGEFPVLLMRQPYGRAIASTVVYAHPSWYAAHGYIVVIQDVRGRGTSQGKFKLFAHEIEDGEDTVKWAANLPGSTGAVGMYGFSYQGMTQLYAAAAKPSALKTICPAMIAYDLYADWAYEGGAFCLQSNLAWAIQLATETARLKKDKKAYQALFAASRNLPLHDPIPTHPEILKNFAPDSFYHEWLAHSQPDEYWEKLSPKTYLKNVDLPMFHIGGWFDTYLRGTLNLYKDMAARSAYRQQLLVGPWAHLPWNRKVGAVDFGVNAGSPVDRMQLCWFDQFLKGMDTGLLNELPVWLFEMGSNFWQAFPNLSISNQRSYFLSTTGLASIREGEGILTTTCPDCTDDVLVHDPWRPVPSLGGHAAIPAGCFERTHIDCRSDVLTYTTEPLETDLYLAGDIVVEVWCKSDKASYDLCAVLSDVYPDGRAYNLAQGYLRCQDGTHSLKRTIQLQATCARIAKGNALRLSLSAACFPAYAMNPGNSSELSMDAEIITLTVSCTGESQSQILLPVVEPS; from the coding sequence ATGCTGACTCGTGATGGCGTGCGCTTGGATGCAGACATCTACCACCCTGATGGTGTTGGAGAATTTCCTGTATTATTAATGCGACAACCCTATGGTAGAGCGATCGCATCTACTGTCGTCTACGCCCATCCTAGCTGGTACGCTGCCCACGGCTACATCGTGGTTATTCAAGATGTCCGGGGACGCGGTACATCACAAGGAAAATTCAAACTCTTTGCCCACGAAATTGAAGATGGTGAAGATACGGTAAAATGGGCTGCAAATTTACCTGGTAGTACTGGCGCAGTAGGGATGTATGGCTTTTCCTACCAGGGAATGACTCAACTATATGCTGCTGCTGCTAAACCAAGCGCCCTAAAAACAATTTGCCCTGCTATGATTGCCTATGATTTATATGCAGATTGGGCTTATGAAGGAGGCGCATTTTGCTTACAAAGCAATCTTGCTTGGGCAATTCAATTAGCTACAGAAACCGCCCGTTTAAAAAAAGATAAAAAGGCTTATCAAGCGCTGTTTGCCGCTTCGCGCAATTTGCCTTTACATGACCCAATTCCCACTCATCCAGAAATCTTGAAGAATTTTGCCCCAGACTCTTTTTATCACGAGTGGTTGGCGCATTCTCAACCCGATGAATATTGGGAAAAACTTTCTCCCAAAACATACCTCAAAAATGTTGATTTGCCCATGTTCCATATTGGAGGATGGTTTGATACGTACCTGCGTGGCACTTTAAATTTATATAAAGATATGGCAGCAAGAAGTGCATACCGACAACAACTGTTAGTCGGACCTTGGGCGCATTTGCCTTGGAATCGCAAAGTCGGTGCGGTTGACTTTGGTGTCAACGCGGGAAGCCCTGTAGACAGGATGCAATTATGCTGGTTTGACCAATTCCTCAAAGGTATGGATACAGGATTACTGAATGAGTTGCCAGTTTGGTTATTTGAGATGGGGAGTAATTTTTGGCAAGCTTTTCCTAATTTATCTATATCAAACCAGCGATCATATTTTTTGTCAACCACTGGACTCGCCAGCATCAGGGAAGGCGAAGGCATTCTCACCACAACTTGTCCTGATTGCACTGATGACGTATTGGTTCACGACCCTTGGCGACCAGTTCCATCATTGGGTGGTCATGCTGCGATTCCTGCTGGTTGTTTTGAGAGAACGCATATTGATTGCCGTTCAGATGTCTTGACTTATACCACTGAACCGCTAGAGACAGACCTGTATTTGGCAGGTGATATTGTCGTTGAAGTCTGGTGTAAGTCTGACAAAGCCAGTTATGATTTGTGTGCAGTTCTGTCAGATGTGTATCCTGATGGGAGAGCGTACAATTTGGCTCAAGGTTATCTTCGTTGCCAAGACGGAACTCATTCCCTCAAAAGAACAATTCAATTACAGGCGACTTGTGCAAGAATTGCCAAAGGTAATGCCTTGCGACTAAGTTTGAGTGCGGCGTGTTTCCCAGCTTATGCGATGAATCCTGGCAATAGTTCAGAGTTGAGTATGGATGCTGAGATTATCACTTTGACGGTGAGTTGCACAGGTGAGAGTCAATCGCAAATCTTATTACCAGTGGTTGAACCATCTTGA
- a CDS encoding GxxExxY protein — MDTDDIDRLTQKILGCAYKVSNVLGAGFLEKVYENAFAYELRKAGLRVKQQYRIEVLYDGVIVGEYFADLLVEDCVLVELKAVKTLESIHFAQCLSYLKATRLKLCLLMNFGNPKVEVKRIIQ, encoded by the coding sequence ATGGACACAGATGATATTGATAGACTTACGCAGAAGATTCTTGGATGTGCGTATAAGGTGAGTAATGTTTTGGGTGCTGGATTTTTGGAAAAGGTGTATGAAAATGCATTTGCTTATGAGTTGCGAAAAGCTGGTTTACGGGTAAAGCAGCAGTACAGGATAGAAGTACTATATGATGGCGTTATAGTTGGAGAATATTTTGCCGATTTGCTAGTAGAGGATTGTGTACTGGTAGAACTTAAAGCAGTGAAGACTTTAGAGTCAATCCACTTTGCCCAGTGTCTAAGCTACTTAAAAGCTACTCGACTCAAACTTTGTTTACTTATGAATTTTGGTAATCCTAAAGTTGAAGTTAAGCGGATTATACAATAA